AGCAAAATTTTGTCTGTATACTCCCATATGATATGGGTCACAAACTTGAGCACAAATATTTGATAAAAGCTTATTAAAGTCAATAAAATTTTTTTATTATTTCTTCATTATATCACGAAGTATGCTTTTCATTGTTTTTTCAAATTTAATCATGTTCGTTGTCAAAAAATAAATCATTCTATCCCAGTCTTCCTCATTAAAAACGCTAACATCTTTAAGCCAATATGCTACTCTACTGCCTTTTTTTTCGTCTAACCTTTGCCAATCAAGTTGGTCACCGAATGATAGTTCTATTTTATCTTTATGGGCATAGATACTGTCAAAAAGAATTTTGTTCTCATCTTGCAATCCCCTGTTAATCCAAAGTTCAATTCTTGCGTAATTACCAGTAACAACGAACATATAAACAAGTCCACTGTATCCACTCCCACAACTTAACCAGTTGTCTTTTGATGGGCTTATATTTTTAAATAGATCCGATTTATCATTCATCTTTTGCAACATACGTGTCCAAAAATCAATCCTGATAGTATGTCTAGTTTGCTTCCTCTCCTTGTTAATTAACTCCTCTTGCTTTTTGTTTGCTATCTTTATTAAATATTCTTCAGCATCTACAATCGGAATAATCTGTTCGGTATCAAGAAGAATCTGGCCATCTAGCTCATAAGGTGTAACCTTAATACATTTTATCTTTATATTATGATCTAAAAGCCACATAGCCGTGGAAGTCACTTCTTTTCTAAAATTAGCAGCAATCATAATAATTCTTTGAGCATCGTTATTGAGTTCTACCTCATTGAAGTCCTCAACTCCAAAAAAATCACATAGCAATTTCTCTGCATATTTTTGTTCACCCTGCTCATCAAGATATCTTTGATATATATCTTTAATATTTCTTTTTGTAAGCCCTGAACAATAAGATGCATATTTTAAAGATTGCCATACAACATCTCTGCCACTATCATCCAGCTTATTTTCTATAATTACTAAATTCCCATTTTCATCAATTGCTAAGAGATCTAACCGTTCCTTTGTATCATCAAAACCACTAAATTCTTTTTGAATAACAAGCAGTTTTTCTCCAAGTATGTCTGTGTTTTTACAAATCCACTCCTGTAAATGCCTTCTTTCTTTAAAATTTAGTTCTTGAAATGTTTTTTTACTTAAGGATATTGCTTCATTTTTTTCTCTGTCAATTAAAAACATTCAATACCCTCCTCAAAGACATTAAGTTAAACCTTTTACCTACCTTATTTACAAGCCTAAAACCTTAAAATCTTTTTACTAGATTAGCTAAGTTCTCTATACTTTAAAAAATTGGTGATTAATTTTATTTTAAAAGTAAATATATCAAAATATAACTTCCAAAATAAACAACATAAAATACTGAAGTTAAAAATGGTTTAATCATCCATGCTCCACTAAAATCCCCATAGGGTCTTTTAACATATAATGTAAATACTACATCTATAGCTAAGTAAGCTAGTGACGTAAGAAACATTAAAAAAATAGATATGCGAACTGGAAATAAAGGGAATGCCTCGATAGATAACGCAAAAATACTCAAAACTAAAACTGTCATAAATTCAAATATATTTCCACCTATAATATAAAACCAAAAAGCTTTTTCTGTTGATATATATTTTTCCATAATTTTAAAATACTTTTCAAAGTTATCGACGGAAACTTTACCACCAGAATTATCTTTAAGTAGTACTTGTGGGGGATATTTAAAAAGTTGAACTGACATCCTATTTGGAGGAATCCCTAAATACCAACCAGTTAAAAAATGCCCTAGTTCATGACTAGCTATCAACAAAAAATACAATATCAAAATATAAAAGAACATATAATTACTCCCAACTAAACTTTTCTTCTTGAATTTTTTCCCATAACAACAAATGCTTAAAACTAGCCCAAATTAAATGTTCCGTCGATGTTTCACAAATTAAGCTTAACCCAATTATCAAAAGTTCTGTAACTGGCAAGTAGAATTGGAGAAATTTTGGCAATTAATTTTCCCTATCCTTTTTCCAGTTAAAACCTAGAATTTTCTTCAAAAAATGATTCTCTGTGTGCTAATCTATAACTTTTACCTGACATATTAAATAACTCACATCTATGAGTGATTCTATCTAAAACAGCTGTAGTTAAAGCTGGGTCACCCAATAGTTCAGTCCAGTCTTCTAGACCTTTATTTGAGGTAATAATAAGTGATGCTTGTTCATGAAGTGCCGTTATGAGTTGGAAAAACAGGTTAGACTCTTCCCTAGATATCGGCAAGTAACCTAGTTCATCGATGATTAGTAAGCTAGAGGACAAAACCTTATTTATTTTGCCTTTACTTTTTCTTGATATCTCTTGGGTTTTTAAACAGTGCATAAGGTCGTTCATAGTAACAAAGCTAACCTTGTACCCCATCTCAACAGCCCTGTAGCCTAGTGCTATTGCTAAGTGAGTTTTACCGACCCCAGGAGGGCCCAAAAAAATTAAATTATACATACGGTCTATCCATTCCAATTCCGATAAACTGTTAACTTGTCTTTGAGTTATGGACTTTTGAAAATCTAAATCAAAATCTTCTATAATTTTAAGTGTAGGAAAACCAGCGTTTTTTAGCCTTCTTGCCTGTGCTTTTTCTTCTTTTAGTTTCATTTCTTCCTGAAGTATGTTTAACAAAAATTGCT
This genomic interval from Proteinivorax tanatarense contains the following:
- a CDS encoding DUF4268 domain-containing protein, with the translated sequence MFLIDREKNEAISLSKKTFQELNFKERRHLQEWICKNTDILGEKLLVIQKEFSGFDDTKERLDLLAIDENGNLVIIENKLDDSGRDVVWQSLKYASYCSGLTKRNIKDIYQRYLDEQGEQKYAEKLLCDFFGVEDFNEVELNNDAQRIIMIAANFRKEVTSTAMWLLDHNIKIKCIKVTPYELDGQILLDTEQIIPIVDAEEYLIKIANKKQEELINKERKQTRHTIRIDFWTRMLQKMNDKSDLFKNISPSKDNWLSCGSGYSGLVYMFVVTGNYARIELWINRGLQDENKILFDSIYAHKDKIELSFGDQLDWQRLDEKKGSRVAYWLKDVSVFNEEDWDRMIYFLTTNMIKFEKTMKSILRDIMKK
- the istB gene encoding IS21-like element helper ATPase IstB encodes the protein MEKLELIKENAKKLKLDYLNTNASQVVQDADGKSISYQQFLLNILQEEMKLKEEKAQARRLKNAGFPTLKIIEDFDLDFQKSITQRQVNSLSELEWIDRMYNLIFLGPPGVGKTHLAIALGYRAVEMGYKVSFVTMNDLMHCLKTQEISRKSKGKINKVLSSSLLIIDELGYLPISREESNLFFQLITALHEQASLIITSNKGLEDWTELLGDPALTTAVLDRITHRCELFNMSGKSYRLAHRESFFEENSRF